TCGAGCACGTGCGACGGGTGTGGCAGAACGCACCATCACACGGGTTGTGAACGGGGGCCTCCGGGCTGCCACCATCGTCTGGTGACCTCCACCCAGCGCCGGCCCCGCGTCACCACGCGGGTGCCCTCGATGCCTGTGCTGGACCTCACCATGCGGGTGGGTGACCACCTGCTGGCGTCCGGCATGTCCGCCAACGACGTCGTGGTGCAGATGCTGCGCGTGACCCGGGCGTACGGGCTCTCCGGCGTGCACGTCGACCTGACCTACACCTCGATCTCGGTCACGCACCACCGCGGTCCGACCCGGCAGCCGCTGTCGATCGTCCGCGTCGTGCAGCCGCTCGCCGTCAACTACACCAAGGTGCGCGACCTCGACCAGCTGCTCGCCCGGATCGAGGACGGGCTGTCGATCGACCGCGCCACCCTGGAGTACGAGCAGATCTCGCTCGCCCGGCCGCCGTACCCCGCCTGGGTGGCGAACCTCGGCAGCGGCGGCATCGCGGCCGGCGCCTCGCTCACCTTCTCCACCTCCTGGGTGCTGGTCCTCATCTCGTTCGTCGCGGCCGCCTCCATGGACCGGCTGATGGGCGTCCTCAACCGCAAGCGGGTGCCGCCGTTCTTCGGCCAGGCGCTCGTCGCCGGCGCGATGACGATGGTCGCGGCCGGGGTCTTCCAGCTCGGCCAGCGCGGCTGGTGGCTCTTCGAGGACCTCGATCCCACGCTGATCGTCGTCGGCGGCATCGTGATGCTGCTCGCCGGCGTGATGATCGTCGGTGCCGTGCAGGACGCGATCGACCAGTTCTACGTCACAGCCTCGG
This genomic interval from Nocardioides euryhalodurans contains the following:
- a CDS encoding threonine/serine ThrE exporter family protein; protein product: MTSTQRRPRVTTRVPSMPVLDLTMRVGDHLLASGMSANDVVVQMLRVTRAYGLSGVHVDLTYTSISVTHHRGPTRQPLSIVRVVQPLAVNYTKVRDLDQLLARIEDGLSIDRATLEYEQISLARPPYPAWVANLGSGGIAAGASLTFSTSWVLVLISFVAAASMDRLMGVLNRKRVPPFFGQALVAGAMTMVAAGVFQLGQRGWWLFEDLDPTLIVVGGIVMLLAGVMIVGAVQDAIDQFYVTASARMLEVVMRTAGITAGILVALTILESQGFAFEIVNSPTSTAPLWAQYAGAGVIALSFAVYCYADIGTIALTTSISLVGWSVYVALASSNSSEIVANTTAALVVGFLATVITRSTNAPGFGMESGALLPLVPGLTLLNGLLKMMAQDPGNPAIVAGGRTLFVGILVALGIAAGATLGTYLGRPVDEQVRRLRRRVKSAGRAVARPDRAAPEARDAEPSGPA